From Pleuronectes platessa chromosome 17, fPlePla1.1, whole genome shotgun sequence, one genomic window encodes:
- the emilin1a gene encoding EMILIN-1a codes for MMMETSFYLLALVFAPVCSGLGYSESSVQGGQRAASRHRNWCAYVVTRTVSCVMEDGVETYIKPDYQRCTWGQCPRVAYRTYRRPRYKVAYKMVTEMEWKCCHGYSGDDCREGPQVTTNTQVNAGRPRVTQTGSNTGGGQRGEGDSEKIKQLEETIRGLTKDLHNVQITINGINQRLPGLNGALVPADSAQPRMKDTINNIQTKLDHLYNRTQVHDQTLLHINNHLVNGGSNELDGVAGGGGGGGSVENQLNTLKEEILTELERRVTLSCSACQAGVEDLKRQQQDDRERITALEKMVGSIDRQLRQSLDISRSETERSQTCCKTITELEKKLLNVEVRVASTANKCETIKGRLDKELAGTGGGKGRVTEDRLNGRLRELEKRLNTTVRKTEQRCTNSGNNLKDTVQRDVTQLRNMVLGQLDDHSFKIGKIELDVAVLGDTVRDHSRRLGQLENITFFLDSRLTSTANMCNESCGSNGRGRKTDDTVKTLEWRVVANQDEIQKFNTKLNDLSTSGDSLSDKVINLTDDVKKITAVTGKNGEHFNRIVTEIETLVGNFEECSICSSIQDDLSSLTNSTAIGLGRCQAELTDLRRKVDSGESVCSQVCSNLQEEVGRLREEVEECTGQCKNNINDLNKRLDGHTVHNGRLGGDLKSIRGELAGVTFTFNSINDTLKGLGRTVQTHGNMITDLTDNKDNIISEVNNLQKELTDHIDDSGIRFIDLGKEIQIIRSNYLTEVGECRRSSDGLDRRLSKLEGVCGRFDTFSDSLERIKEGLNRHVSGLWSCVNGLNVTVTSHADLIDDIQNVQLWNVHTKIDTLNSSVLDLAREFHSFIEQDFMGPPGLTGPRGERGERGLQGLVGAQGRVGPAGREGRQGPLGPPGLRGEQGPAGSDAHVPRLSFSAALTRPMRSSGTIVFNEIFANEDDVYNPKTGYFTAPVKGNYFFSGILTGHKNMKIEAVLSKSNTGVARVDSAGYQPEGLEKPMAEAKHIPGALAVFNVILPMEVGDTVCIDLVTGKLAYSSEPLTIFSGMLLYETV; via the exons GAACTGGTGCGCTTATGTGGTGACACGCACTGTTAGCTGTGTGATGGAGGACGGGGTGGAGACGTACATCAAACCAGACTACCAGCGCTGTACCTGGGGACAGTGTCCTAGAGTTGC CTACCGGACCTACAGGAGGCCGAGGTACAAGGTGGCTTACAAGATGGTGACAGAAATGGAGTGGAAGTGTTGCCATGGTTACTCAGGAGACGACTGCCGCGAGGGGCCACAGGTGACGACCAACACTCAGGTCAACGCAGGACGACCTCGTGTCACACAGACGGGCTCCAACACGGGAGGCGGGCAGCGAGGAGAAG GTGACAGTGAGAAGATCAAACAGTTGGAGGAGACGATCCGCGGCCTGACCAAAGACCTCCACAACGTGCAGATCACCATTAACGGCATAAACCAGAGGCT ACCTGGTCTGAATGGTGCGCTTGTTCCCGCTGATTCAGCTCAGCCACGCATGAAGGACACCATCAACAACATCCAGACCAAGCTGGACCACCTGTATAACAGGACGCAG GTCCATGATCAGACCCTGCTCCACATCAACAACCACCTGGTGAACGGTGGCAGCAATGAACTGGACGGAGtggccggaggaggaggaggaggaggatctgtGGAGAACCAGCTGAACACGCTGAAGGAGGAGATACTGAcggagctggagaggagggTGACTTTGTCCTGCTCGGCCTGTCAG GCTGGTGTGGAGGACCTGAAGCGTCAGCAGCAAGATGACAGGGAGAGGATCACGGCCCTGGAGAAGATGGTCGGCTCCATTGACCGGCAGCTCAGGCAGAGCTTGGACATTTCACGCAGTGAGACCGAACGCTCCCAGACCTGCTGTAAAACCATCACAGAGCTGGAAAAGAAGCTGTTAAATGTCGAGGTCAGAGTCGCCTCCACTGCTAACAAGTGTGAAACCATTAAAGGCCGCCTGGATAAGGAGCTTGCTGGGACAGGCGGAGGAAAGGGAAGAGTGACGGAGGACAGGTTGAATGGCAGACTGAGAGAGTTGGAGAAGAGGTTGAACACCACCGTGAGGAAGACAGAGCAGAGGTGTACCAATAGCGGGAACAACTTGAAGGACACTGTGCAGAGGGACGTCACACAGCTGCGTAACATGGTCCTCGGTCAGCTGGATGACCACAGCTTTAAGATAGGGAAAATAGAGCTGGACGTGGCCGTTCTCGGAGACACGGTTCGAGATCACAGTCGGCGTTTAGGTCAGCTGGAGAACATCACATTCTTCTTGGACAGCAGGTTGACCTCAACAGCAAACATGTGCAACGAGTCCTGCGGGTCTAATGGAAGAGGCCGTAAGACTGATGACACGGTGAAAACGCTGGAGTGGAGAGTCGTAGCAAATCAGGACGAGATCCAGAAGTTCAACACCAAGTTGAATGATTTGTCCACGTCCGGAGATTCTCTGAGTGACAAAGTCATCAACTTGACGGATGATGTCAAAAAGATTACAGCTGTGACTGGGAAGAACGGCGAGCACTTCAACCGGATCGTCACCGAGATCGAAACGTTGGTCGGCAATTTTGAGGAATGTTCTATTTGCAGCTCCATACAGGATGATCTGAGCTCACTTACAAACTCCACTGCCATCGGGCTGGGCAGGTGCCAGGCGGAGCTGACGGATCTGCGGAGAAAAGTGGACTCGGGAGAATCCGTCTGCTCTCAGGTGTGCTCAAACCTGCAGGAGGAAGTGGGGCGGctcagagaggaagtggaggagtgCACAGGGCagtgtaaaaacaacataaatgacCTGAACAAGCGTCTGGATGGCCACACTGTGCACAATGGAAGACTGGGAGGGGATCTGAAGTCCATCCGAGGAGAGCTGGCTGGGGTCACGTTCACGTTCAACTCCATTAACGACACTCTGAAAGGCCTGGGAAGGACTGTACAAACACATGGGAACATGATAACTGATCTGACCGACAACAAGGACAACATTATTTCTGAG GTGAACAACTTGCAGAAGGAGCTGACGGATCATATCGATGACTCTGGGATTCGATTCATCGACCTGGGCAAAGAGATCCAAATAATAAGAAGCAACTATTTGACGGAGGTGGGGGAGTGCAGGCGGTCCAGCGACGGCCTGGACCGGAGACTCTCCAAGCTGGAGGGAGTGTGCGGTCGATTTGACACGTTTTCCGACAGCCTGGAGAGGATCAAGGAGGGCTTGAACCGACATGTGTCCGGGCTGTGGAGCTGCGTTAATGGCCTCAACGTCACGGTCACATCTCACGCAGATCTTATCGACGATATCCAGAACGTACAGCTGTGGAACGTCCACACCAAGATAGACACGCTGAACTCCTCAGTCCTGGATTTGGCCAGGGAGTTCCACAGTTTCATAGAACAGGACTTCATGG GTCCACCCGGTCTGACAGGACCCCGCGGAGAGAGAGGTGAGCGGGGACTCCAGGGTCTGGTAGGAGCCCAAGGACGGGTGGGACCCGCAGGCAGAGAGGGCAGGCAGGGGCCATTGGGACCCCCAG GTCTCAGAGGTGAACAGG GTCCTGCAGGGTCTGATGCCCACGTGCCACGCCTCTCCTTCTCTGCCGCACTGACTCGTCCAATGAGGAGCTCAGGAACAATTGTGTTTAATGAGATCTTTGCCAATGAAGATGATGTCTACAATCCCAAAACAG GTTATTTCACAGCTCCAGTGAAAGGGAACTACTTCTTCAGTGGCATTCTTACGGGCCACAAGAACATGAAGATCGAGGCCGTGTTGTCCAAGTCCAACACCGGCGTGGCCCGAGTGGACTCGGCTGGCTACCAGCCCGAGGGCCTGGAGAAACCCATGGCAGAGGCCAAACACATTCCTGGAGCCCTGGCCGTCTTCAACGTCATCCTGCCCATGGAGGTCGGCGACACGGTCTGCATCGATCTAGTCACCGGGAAGCTGGCCTACTCCTCCGAACCTCTGACCATCTTCAGTGGGATGCTGCTCTACGAGACCGTCTGA